In Anomaloglossus baeobatrachus isolate aAnoBae1 chromosome 3, aAnoBae1.hap1, whole genome shotgun sequence, one genomic interval encodes:
- the LOC142297419 gene encoding taste receptor type 2 member 4-like — MASSLEDSVHYQRIAAAGFVLLTGIMTQLYIVVVNITEWMKGIPKNPVDQIVTSLGITRIFLHCFSFLNTMCDIFLEKYLEFMQIFVYMIANSSNFADIWLGTLFSVIFCMKISNLHNVFFLYLKTLIFRRVVHLVMALVLSSIGFMSLYLVTDHFLTSNFWLRDFPSNETQIFEIRHGIAFIAVGNIIPFLIYCTSSLLLIVSLGIHLTRMKCNSNVSTNLDSYYKAIQFMTLSLISFVLRIASNLVVLCFYNDMDFVWIFIIWNSVAIFKSIYLIYRMNKLSNRLSNILHLAANYLLDRRFSLSTCRAQEETTTAL; from the coding sequence ATGGCCAGCTCTCTAGAGGATAGTGTGCACTATCAAAGAATTGCTGCTGCAGGATTTGTCCTCTTGACAGGAATAATGACCCAACTATATATAGTAGTTGTCAACATCACTGAGTGGATGAAAGGAATACCGAAAAATCCGGTTGACCAAATTGTCACCTCTCTTGGAATCACGAGGATTTTCTTACACTGCTTTTCATTCCTTAACACCATGTGTGATATTTTCCTCGAGAAATACTTGGAATTCATGCAAATCTTTGTCTACATGATTGCAAATAGCTCAAACTTTGCCGATATCTGGTTAGGAACTTTGTTCTCTGTCATCTTCTGCATGAAAATCTCCAACCTCCACAATGTGTTCTTCTTGTATCTCAAGACTCTGATCTTCAGACGGGTTGTCCATTTGGTAATGGCCTTGGTtctttcatccattggttttatgtcTCTTTACCTCGTAACGGACCATTTTCTCACATCAAATTTTTGGTTGCGCGATTTCCCCAGCAATGAAACCCAAATCTTCGAGATCAGGCACGGCATTGCCTTTATAGCAGTGGGGAACATCATACCATTTCTCATCTATTGCACTTCATCCCTTCTTCTCATTGTCTCGTTGGGCATTCACTTGACCAGGATGAAATGTAACAGTAATGTGTCCACCAATCTCGATTCCTATTACAAAGCCATTCAATTCATGACGTTAAGTCTTATTTCTTTTGTGTTAAGAATTGCCTCCAATCTGGTTGTCTTATGTTTTTACAATGACATGGATTTTGTCTGGATTTTTATTATTTGGAATTCTGTCGCAATCTTTAAATCCATCTACTTAATTTACAGAATGAACAAACTAAGTAACCGGTTGTCAAACATTCTCCATCTCGCAGCCAACTATTTGCTTGACAGGAGATTTTCTCTATCTACCTGTAGAGCTCAAGAAGAAACCACCACTGCTTTATGA
- the LOC142297420 gene encoding taste receptor type 2 member 9-like gives MERAYIQYIFLLLATAVVFTAGLWIHSFIVAVNIFDCRNRRAMTAADQILFSVGLARLTFNISCLGDLLCTIILQSFLQIDPMHAAVRSIVMLSNYCSLCFSTLLSLVFFLKISIFKNVFISRLKSFVLQNIVLLLCTSLLFSILYTILGSWWYNNELLRLEVNSKMNVSQTMQLSLVMQIYYITGNAVPFFISAISVCFLLKNLCLHLTRMKDNIATHLDTYYTAIRCTTSCFVSYTLHIISSLLLMNYYYSIDIIVFHLIVNFFPAVHSAYLISITTRLRQQFSRLVNDGRKCLFKKRRDKINNSTRPCSSGLTGPTICNETISLG, from the coding sequence ATGGAGCGAGCATATATCCAGTATATATTCCTTCTGCTGGCGACGGCTGTGGTCTTTACAGCTGGACTATGGATACATTCATTTATTGTAGCAGTCAACATCTTCGACTGCAGGAACAGAAGAGCCATGACTGCTGCCGACCAAATCCTCTTCTCTGTTGGGCTCGCAAGGTTGACCTTTAACATATCGTGTCTGGGCGACTTGCTTTGCACCATTATCCTTCAGAGTTTCTTACAAATCGATCCGATGCACGCAGCTGTACGGAGTATAGTGATGTTATCCAACTACTGCAGCCTCTGCTTCTCCACTCTGCTCTCCTTAGTGTTTTTCCTGAAGATCAGCATCTTCAAGAACGTCTTCATTTCACGCCTGAAATCCTTTGTGTTGCAGAACATTGTCCTTCTCCTCtgcacgtcacttcttttctccATCCTCTATACCATTCTTGGCTCGTGGTGGTATAACAACGAACTTCTCAGATTGGAGGTGAACTCGAAAATGAACGTTTCTCAAACCATGCAGTTGAGTTTGGTCATGCAGATCTATTACATCACGGGTAATGCGGTTCCGTTCTTCATTAGCGCCATTTCGGTTTGCTTTTTACTGAAGAACCTGTGTCTCCACCTCACCCGGATGAAAGACAACATAGCCACTCATTTAGATACTTATTACACCGCGATAAGGTGCACCACCTCCTGTTTTGTGAGTTACACCTTACACATCATCTCCAGTCTCCTTCTTATGAATTATTACTATTCTATCGACATAATAGTCTTTCATCTCATTGTGAACTTTTTTCCGGCAGTTCATTCCGCCTACTTAATTTCTATCACCACCAGACTTAGACAGCAATTCTCCAGACTGGTCAACGATGGACGAAAATGTTTATTCAAGAAAAGGAGGGATAAAATAAACAATTCCACTCGTCCTTGTTCCTCGGGATTGACAGGACCAACCATTTGTAATGAAACTATATCCCTTGGTTGA